The window GCAGCCTGTGTGAGGGATTTCCGTAAAACCCGGCACTAAGCCTGCCCAGTGCTTCAGCTGTGTCGGCAACCCGGATGGATATCAGACCGTTGGTATGGGAGGGTTTTTGTTTGACAATTGCCGCACAGGCCCCCTTGGCAGCGGCAATATTCAGAAAATCGTGCCCGTTGAATGTCACCCCTTCGCGGGCGACAAATACCATGCCCGCTTTAAGGTCAGTCGTTGATTCTGTAATGCCTGCGACTGAAAGGCGATCCGGAACCGGATCAACTGGGACGACACCGGCCAGGCGAAATAATTCAGGCAAGGAAATGGGAGTTAAATTCAAATTGTGCCTGCATCATCCTATGATTTTTTTACCGC is drawn from Desulfobacterales bacterium and contains these coding sequences:
- a CDS encoding Mur ligase domain-containing protein — encoded protein: MNLTPISLPELFRLAGVVPVDPVPDRLSVAGITESTTDLKAGMVFVAREGVTFNGHDFLNIAAAKGACAAIVKQKPSHTNGLISIRVADTAEALGRLSAGFYGNPSHRL